A genomic region of Pseudoalteromonas piscicida contains the following coding sequences:
- a CDS encoding 1-aminocyclopropane-1-carboxylate deaminase/D-cysteine desulfhydrase, with protein MQTITNITESPIQTIHHPTLDKYGLTLQVKRDDLLHPVIQGNKWRKLKYNILHLKQVGLEELVTFGGAFSNHLYATSMACKLFAIKGHLIVRGPEIDRHNPTLKMANACGLTLHPVSRIEYRQRNQPEYIQTLQAKFNNAYLIPEGGTNALALQGVEELAHSLPQSDYVMTAVGSGGTVAGLISGLPNHTQVLGVTVLKGAEYLAQEIHELITVQRRAPWQLLHDFHHGGYAKTTPELLSFCHQMKVKYRLPLEPIYTGKLFYAIFTLAKQGYFKKGSVITAIHTGGLQGLDGLRYLANKKST; from the coding sequence ATGCAAACCATCACCAATATCACCGAGTCGCCAATCCAAACAATTCACCACCCGACATTAGATAAATACGGTTTAACGTTGCAGGTTAAGCGTGATGATTTGCTCCATCCTGTGATCCAAGGAAACAAATGGCGTAAGCTAAAATACAATATACTCCACCTCAAGCAAGTTGGCCTTGAAGAGTTAGTCACTTTTGGCGGGGCATTTTCCAATCACTTATATGCTACCAGCATGGCATGCAAACTTTTCGCAATCAAAGGTCACTTAATTGTTAGAGGCCCAGAGATTGACCGGCACAACCCAACGCTAAAAATGGCAAACGCTTGCGGGCTAACACTTCATCCAGTGAGTCGAATCGAATATCGACAAAGAAATCAACCTGAATACATTCAAACTCTGCAAGCCAAGTTTAATAATGCTTATCTCATACCTGAAGGCGGCACTAATGCACTTGCACTCCAAGGCGTTGAAGAGTTAGCGCATTCCTTGCCGCAAAGTGATTATGTCATGACGGCTGTGGGCAGTGGTGGCACAGTGGCAGGACTAATCTCGGGATTACCTAACCACACGCAGGTTTTAGGTGTTACGGTACTAAAAGGTGCTGAATATCTAGCACAGGAAATACATGAATTAATCACAGTTCAGCGCCGCGCGCCATGGCAGCTACTCCATGATTTTCACCACGGAGGTTACGCCAAGACTACACCTGAATTGCTGAGTTTTTGTCATCAAATGAAGGTGAAATATCGTTTACCTCTTGAGCCTATTTACACGGGTAAACTGTTTTACGCTATTTTCACTTTGGCTAAGCAAGGATACTTCAAAAAAGGCAGTGTGATCACCGCAATCCATACCGGCGGTTTACAAGGATTAGATGGTTTGAGATATCTGGCAAATAAAAAGTCGACCTAA
- a CDS encoding EAL domain-containing protein — protein sequence MPVQLLDGFSRQYQKKLVAVSLAVLLCLNFLLNHLLHLQVHTQGEEAAAEISQLSPEALAAGVSEIATKYGFSLLPVANAEEHQFVVNDQAVTLYHESIWISHGYILIFFNLLSIGLVLFVHRWWFLYGMTESTSNAQKPVALPAPASEGQYALFALIHWQCSTPKEVDLQLHFQLALVKGVGEFGTVAVKYLTSGALAVTVKQIGATKGMDLAKQMHEIVYRVLLEFRGDLSRSKVKLGACFYQENKQQTQVYQSAKSALSIAQNQVWQHTHLVHLTELLAKRLNEDGEALLSYLKAGQFSLFFQPLFDFLAEDVIVSEALLRVTHKEMGRISAKQVMQHLYTPEQFQFLDRAIVKQVLSVYEQERSFGKVSINLHISSWVDSQFIEWLEGQLIASHSGAAIGFELSIEEVYQHGERLLAVFDRLNRLGCDIYLDNVTQALTLGRSPLAELVKAVKLSYELVHGIEKSAYRKRTVKQIVAQARSLGIPVYAVGVETVAELSCIKGLGVKGAQGHYFSAPLQQLADIH from the coding sequence ATGCCAGTTCAGCTGTTAGATGGATTTAGTCGTCAGTATCAAAAAAAGCTAGTCGCGGTAAGTTTGGCGGTGTTGTTGTGTCTAAATTTCCTTCTTAATCATTTACTGCACCTTCAGGTCCACACGCAAGGCGAAGAAGCGGCTGCTGAAATTTCTCAGTTATCACCGGAAGCTTTAGCTGCGGGAGTAAGTGAAATAGCTACGAAGTATGGTTTTTCGTTGTTACCTGTGGCGAATGCAGAAGAACATCAATTTGTTGTCAATGACCAAGCGGTTACCTTGTACCATGAATCCATATGGATAAGTCATGGATATATATTGATATTTTTCAATTTGTTGTCGATTGGGCTCGTATTATTCGTACATCGGTGGTGGTTTTTATACGGTATGACTGAGTCTACCTCAAATGCGCAAAAGCCTGTGGCTTTGCCAGCCCCTGCTTCTGAAGGGCAGTATGCATTATTTGCGTTAATCCATTGGCAGTGCAGTACACCTAAAGAAGTTGATCTGCAGTTACATTTTCAGCTTGCGCTAGTTAAAGGCGTTGGAGAGTTTGGGACGGTGGCAGTTAAATATCTAACTTCAGGGGCATTGGCCGTGACAGTAAAGCAGATAGGGGCGACTAAAGGTATGGATTTGGCAAAGCAAATGCACGAAATCGTTTATCGAGTACTGCTAGAGTTTCGGGGGGATTTATCTCGCAGCAAAGTGAAGCTTGGCGCGTGTTTTTATCAGGAAAATAAACAACAGACACAGGTTTATCAAAGCGCAAAATCAGCGCTCTCAATTGCGCAAAATCAAGTGTGGCAACATACTCATCTAGTTCATCTTACAGAGTTATTGGCAAAACGCCTTAACGAAGACGGTGAAGCTTTGCTGAGTTATCTGAAAGCCGGACAGTTTTCCTTATTCTTCCAGCCGTTATTCGACTTTTTAGCCGAAGACGTCATTGTAAGCGAAGCGCTACTGAGAGTGACTCACAAAGAAATGGGGCGCATTTCGGCCAAGCAGGTGATGCAACACCTTTATACTCCAGAGCAATTTCAGTTTCTGGATAGAGCGATAGTTAAGCAGGTGTTGTCTGTTTATGAGCAGGAAAGGAGTTTTGGTAAGGTAAGTATTAACTTACATATTTCGAGTTGGGTGGATAGTCAGTTTATTGAGTGGCTAGAGGGGCAGCTCATTGCGTCTCATAGTGGTGCGGCAATTGGGTTTGAACTTAGCATAGAAGAGGTCTATCAACATGGAGAGCGTTTGCTAGCAGTTTTTGATAGGTTGAACCGACTTGGATGCGATATTTATTTGGATAATGTTACGCAGGCTCTGACGCTAGGGCGCTCACCGCTTGCCGAGTTGGTAAAAGCTGTCAAGCTTAGCTATGAGCTAGTACATGGCATTGAAAAGTCTGCATATCGTAAACGCACAGTAAAGCAAATAGTCGCTCAAGCGAGAAGCTTGGGTATTCCCGTGTATGCCGTGGGGGTTGAAACCGTTGCTGAACTGAGTTGCATCAAAGGGCTTGGAGTGAAAGGGGCCCAAGGGCATTATTTCTCCGCACCATTACAACAGCTCGCTGATATTCACTAA
- the ssb gene encoding single-stranded DNA-binding protein, with the protein MARGVNKVILVGNLGQDPEVRYMPNGNGVANISIATTDSWKDKNTGQLQERTEWHRVVLFGKLAEVAGEYLRKGSQVYIEGRLQTRKWTDQSGQEKYTTEIVVDMGGQMQMLGGRGEQQGQGGGQYQGGQQQQNNYGQQSYNQAPQQQYSQPQQSQSNQQQGGFAPQQSQQNSQQSSGFGGQSQGGFAPQQNQNNGQSGGSSNPMEPPIDFDDDIPF; encoded by the coding sequence ATGGCACGTGGTGTTAATAAAGTAATTTTGGTAGGTAATCTGGGCCAAGATCCTGAAGTTCGCTATATGCCAAACGGTAACGGCGTGGCTAACATCAGCATTGCAACTACGGATAGCTGGAAAGATAAAAACACCGGTCAATTGCAAGAGCGTACAGAATGGCACCGTGTGGTGTTGTTTGGCAAACTTGCGGAAGTTGCGGGTGAGTATTTAAGAAAAGGCTCGCAGGTGTACATTGAAGGTCGTCTACAAACTCGTAAGTGGACAGATCAAAGCGGTCAAGAAAAGTACACAACAGAAATCGTTGTGGACATGGGTGGCCAAATGCAAATGCTAGGTGGTCGTGGCGAGCAGCAGGGTCAAGGTGGTGGCCAGTACCAAGGTGGTCAACAGCAGCAAAATAATTATGGCCAACAAAGCTATAATCAAGCGCCTCAGCAGCAATATTCGCAGCCACAGCAAAGCCAGTCAAACCAACAGCAAGGTGGATTCGCACCACAGCAATCGCAACAGAATTCTCAGCAGTCTTCTGGATTTGGTGGCCAGTCTCAAGGCGGCTTTGCACCACAACAGAACCAAAACAATGGTCAATCAGGCGGCAGCTCAAACCCTATGGAGCCACCAATTGACTTTGATGATGATATTCCGTTCTAA
- a CDS encoding MFS transporter translates to MSNDSLNPTEKRAAISLAGVFAFRMLGLFMLMPVLAVYGQSLQDVSPLWIGLAIGAYGLTQAVLQIPMGWLSDKFGRKPIIIGGLLVFALGSVIAALADSIYWVTFGRALQGMGAIASALLALAADLSRDEQRSKVMAVIGMCIGMSFAVAMLLGPMIAASFGIAGIFWLTAVLAIVGIAIITFMVPNAVNKAPKGDTIASFADIRRLVQNPQLLRLDLGVLLLHLTLTTIFVALPGQLIRDGLAADRHWQLYIPVFLLAFILMAPMMIVAIRKQKEKQTFLLSIAMLVVSSITLYCFVDSLWVIAGAMLVYFIAFNFLEATMPALVSRIAPANQKGSAMGVFSSGQFLGAFIGGALGGILAQNFAVDTIFAATAIIGVIWFVIAWGMQVPPKSKAISLVSAVENEQQATELADQLVSLPGVLEATVVRDENRSYLKVDDKIFDLKQAKQVLGLS, encoded by the coding sequence CTCGCCACTGTGGATTGGTTTGGCTATTGGTGCTTATGGTTTGACTCAAGCTGTACTGCAGATACCTATGGGTTGGTTGTCTGATAAGTTTGGCCGTAAGCCAATCATCATTGGTGGGTTGTTGGTATTTGCATTAGGATCTGTTATCGCAGCATTAGCGGATTCAATCTATTGGGTGACATTTGGTAGAGCCCTACAGGGCATGGGCGCGATTGCAAGTGCTTTACTTGCGCTTGCTGCGGATTTGAGCCGTGACGAGCAGCGTTCCAAGGTAATGGCGGTCATTGGCATGTGCATTGGTATGAGCTTTGCTGTAGCCATGTTATTAGGACCAATGATTGCGGCGTCTTTTGGTATCGCAGGGATCTTCTGGCTGACGGCGGTATTGGCAATTGTAGGTATCGCTATCATTACCTTTATGGTGCCAAATGCGGTAAATAAAGCCCCAAAAGGTGACACAATTGCAAGTTTTGCAGATATTCGTCGCTTGGTGCAAAACCCACAGTTACTGAGGCTTGATCTTGGGGTGTTGCTATTGCATTTGACGCTGACTACAATTTTTGTAGCCTTGCCAGGTCAGTTGATCCGTGATGGTCTTGCTGCTGACAGGCACTGGCAACTCTATATTCCGGTATTTTTACTCGCCTTTATTTTGATGGCACCGATGATGATAGTGGCGATCCGCAAACAAAAAGAAAAGCAGACATTCTTGCTGTCTATTGCAATGCTAGTGGTAAGCTCAATTACTTTGTATTGCTTTGTAGATTCGCTCTGGGTGATCGCAGGTGCAATGCTGGTCTATTTTATTGCCTTTAATTTTCTCGAAGCAACTATGCCTGCGTTGGTTTCTCGCATAGCTCCAGCAAACCAAAAGGGATCGGCGATGGGAGTGTTTTCATCTGGCCAGTTTCTTGGTGCATTTATAGGCGGTGCTTTGGGTGGTATTTTGGCACAAAATTTTGCGGTCGATACGATATTTGCCGCAACGGCCATTATTGGGGTAATATGGTTTGTTATCGCATGGGGTATGCAAGTACCACCTAAGAGCAAAGCGATCAGCTTAGTTTCTGCTGTAGAAAATGAGCAACAAGCGACGGAATTGGCAGATCAATTGGTTTCATTACCTGGGGTACTTGAGGCCACGGTAGTAAGAGATGAGAATCGTAGCTACCTAAAAGTAGATGATAAAATTTTTGATTTGAAGCAAGCCAAGCAAGTGTTGGGCTTGTCATAG